AGAACGTTCAGTCTTATGGAAACGCTTGTTATTTCAATCAGTGAAGACGCCAATAAAATTGCGGGAAGTATCCGGGCCAAGTTAAATCCTGAAAACGAAAGAAAGGCAATTCCTGTTATTGAAGAAAACATGGATGGGGTAGACACCTTTGTAAGTCTTGCTGCCGGAAGTTACCTGATAACCAATTCTGAATCAGCAGAAGCCATGGAAAATGCCAAAAAGCTTATATCGGACAAAATTCAGGCATTTGATTTTGAAAACCAGATGGCGGGATAACAATCCCAATTTTTACATTGATAGGGCATTTTCGAATATTAGGCTAATTGTCTGCCCTAAACCTATTGAGGAGGCATCTTGCCGTGCGTATCAAAATAACTGCCACAACAGACCGGCCGGCATCCTTTCCCTTTAATTACCAATATCCGCTTCAGGCTGCCATTTACGCGCTGATCCGGGAATCTTCATCGGATTATTCAACATTTCTTCACGAGCAGGGGTATATTAAGGACGGCATTGACCGGGTATTTAAATTTTTCACTTTTTCAAAGCTTAAATTCAGCCCTAAACTGAGGGGAAAAACCGGATTTGACAATGTCCGCCAGATTGAATTCATTTTTTCCACCATTGTGGAAGAAAGCCTACGCCATATGATTTTAGGTATCTTTTCCGACCGGGAAATGCATCTTAGGATAAACGCCAAGGGGCTTAAGTTGACCATTGTCAATGTGGATGTCCTGGAAGACCTTGTGTTTTCAGGCAAAGAAAAATTCATCTGCCTTTCACCCATTGCCGTGTCAACCATGATTGAAAACGATAAGGGCAGAAAGGTGCCCCATTTCCTCAATTATACGGTCCCCAGGGAAAGGGACCGGTTTGCTGAAAACATAAAAAAGAACCTGGTCAACAAATATGAGACCCTTCATAACGCCCCGTATGATAAAAGGGAACATCCTTTCTCTTTCCATTTTGACCCGGCTTATATTGCAAAGAAGAACGGGACCATCTCCAAACTGATCAGTTTTAAAAACGACATCAAAATCAAGGCCATGGAAGCCCCTTTTACCGTGGAAGCCGATCCGGACCTGATTAAGATCGGGTATGAATGCGGATGGGGAGAAAAAAACAGCGCCGGATTCGGCTGCACTGAACAAATAAGAAGATAGCACAGGAAAACAATTGAAAGCACTTGATTACACAGGAACCCAGGTAAACTACTTTTTTGTCTGCCGGCGCAAACTGTGGCTGTTCACCCGGGATATCAGATTTGAAAATGAGAACGAGTATGTCCAGTTGGGCCGCCTCATAGACGAGTATTCCTATACCAGGAAAAAAAAGCAGATTGAGATCGGTAATA
Above is a window of uncultured Desulfobacter sp. DNA encoding:
- the cas6 gene encoding CRISPR-associated endoribonuclease Cas6, with amino-acid sequence MRIKITATTDRPASFPFNYQYPLQAAIYALIRESSSDYSTFLHEQGYIKDGIDRVFKFFTFSKLKFSPKLRGKTGFDNVRQIEFIFSTIVEESLRHMILGIFSDREMHLRINAKGLKLTIVNVDVLEDLVFSGKEKFICLSPIAVSTMIENDKGRKVPHFLNYTVPRERDRFAENIKKNLVNKYETLHNAPYDKREHPFSFHFDPAYIAKKNGTISKLISFKNDIKIKAMEAPFTVEADPDLIKIGYECGWGEKNSAGFGCTEQIRR